Proteins from a genomic interval of Arvicola amphibius chromosome 14, mArvAmp1.2, whole genome shotgun sequence:
- the LOC119800654 gene encoding pancreatic alpha-amylase isoform X2, which translates to MKFFLLLSLIGFCWAQYDPHTQHGRTSIVHLFEWRWVDIAKECERYLAPKGFGGVQVSPPNENIVVSNPSRPWWERYQPISYKICTRSGNEDEFKDMVKRCNNVGVRIYVDAVINHMCGAGGGAGTSSTCGTYYNANNRDFPGVSYSATHFNDGKCNGEINNYNDANQVRNCRLSGLLDLALDKSYVRGKVIDLGGEAIKSSEYFGNGRVTEFKYGAKLGTVIRKWNGEKMAYLKNWGEGWGFVPTDRALVFVDNHDNQRGHGAGGASILTFWDARMYKMAVGFMLAHPYGFTRVMSSYRWTRKFQNGKDVNDWIGPPNKNGVTKEVTINADTTCGNDWVCEHRWRQIRNMVAFRNVVNGQPFSNWWDNGSNQVAFGRGNKGFIVFNNEDKALSKTLQTGLPAGTYCDVISGDKINGKCTGTKVSVGSDGKAHFSISNSAEDPFIAIHAESKL; encoded by the exons ATGAAGTTCTTCCTGTTGCTTTCCCTCATTGGGTTCTGCTGGGCTCAGTATGACCCACACACTCAACATGGACGGACTTCTATCGTCCACCTGTTTGAGTGGCGCTGGGTTGATATTGCCAAGGAATGTGAGAGATACTTAGCTCCTAAGGGATTTGGAGGTGTGCAG GTCTCTCCACCCAATGAAAATATTGTGGTTTCTAATCCGTCAAGGCCATGGTGGGAAAGATACCAACCAATTAGCTACAAAATATGCACAAGGTCTGGAAATGAAGATGAATTCAAGGACATGGTGAAGAGGTGCAACAATGTTGGT GTCCGtatttatgtggatgcagttattAACCACATGTGTGGCGCAGGCGGTGGTGCAGGGACAAGCAGTACCTGTGGAACTTACTACAATGCCAATAACAGGGACTTCCCTGGAGTTTCATATTCTGCTACCCATTTTAATGACGGAAAATGCAACGGAGAAATTAATAACTACAATGATGCTAATCAG gtcaGAAATTGTCGTCTGTCTGGCCTTCTGGATCTTGCACTTGATAAAAGTTATGTTCGTGGCAAG GTCATTGATCTGGGTGGCGAGGCAATTAAAAGTAGTGAGTACTTTGGAAATGGTCGTGTGACAGAATTCAAGTATGGAGCAAAACTTGGCACAGTTATCCGCAAGTGGAATGGAGAGAAGATGGCCTATTTAAA gaacTGGGGAGAAGGTTGGGGTTTCGTGCCTACTGACAGAGCCCTTGTATTTGTGGACAACCATGATAATCAGCgaggacatggtgctggaggtgcATCCATCCTGACCTTCTGGGATGCTAG aatgtATAAAATGGCAGTTGGATTTATGTTGGCTCATCCTTATGGATTCACGCGAGTAATGTCAAGTTACCGTTGGACAAGAAAGTTCCAGAATGGAAAA GATGTGAATGACTGGATTGGACCACCTAATAAAAATGGAGTAACGAAAGAAGTGACCATTAATGCAGACACGACTTGTGGCAACGACTGGGTCTGTGAACATCGATGGCGTCAAATAAG GAACATGGTTGCCTTCAGAAACGTAGTCAATGGTCAGCCTTTCTCAAACTGGTGGGATAATGGCAGCAACCAAGTAGCTTTTGGGAGAGGAAACAAAGGATTCATTGTCTTTAACAATGAAGACAA GGCTTTGTCAAAAACTTTACAGACTGGTCTTCCTGCTGGCACATACTGTGATGTCATTTCTGGAGATAAGATAAATGGCAAATGCACTGGAACTAAAGTCAGTGTTGGCAGTGATGGCAAAGCTCACTTTTCTATTAGTAACTCTGCTGAAGACCCATTTATTGCAATCCATGCTGAATCAAAATTGTGA
- the LOC119800654 gene encoding pancreatic alpha-amylase isoform X1, with product MKFFLLLSLIGFCWAQYDPHTQHGRTSIVHLFEWRWVDIAKECERYLAPKGFGGVQVSPPNENIVVSNPSRPWWERYQPISYKICTRSGNEDEFKDMVKRCNNVGVRIYVDAVINHMCGAGGGAGTSSTCGTYYNANNRDFPGVSYSATHFNDGKCNGEINNYNDANQVRNCRLSGLLDLALDKSYVRGKVADYMNRLIDIGVAGFRLDAAKHMWPGDIKAILDKLHNLNTKWFSAGSKPFIFQEVIDLGGEAIKSSEYFGNGRVTEFKYGAKLGTVIRKWNGEKMAYLKNWGEGWGFVPTDRALVFVDNHDNQRGHGAGGASILTFWDARMYKMAVGFMLAHPYGFTRVMSSYRWTRKFQNGKDVNDWIGPPNKNGVTKEVTINADTTCGNDWVCEHRWRQIRNMVAFRNVVNGQPFSNWWDNGSNQVAFGRGNKGFIVFNNEDKALSKTLQTGLPAGTYCDVISGDKINGKCTGTKVSVGSDGKAHFSISNSAEDPFIAIHAESKL from the exons ATGAAGTTCTTCCTGTTGCTTTCCCTCATTGGGTTCTGCTGGGCTCAGTATGACCCACACACTCAACATGGACGGACTTCTATCGTCCACCTGTTTGAGTGGCGCTGGGTTGATATTGCCAAGGAATGTGAGAGATACTTAGCTCCTAAGGGATTTGGAGGTGTGCAG GTCTCTCCACCCAATGAAAATATTGTGGTTTCTAATCCGTCAAGGCCATGGTGGGAAAGATACCAACCAATTAGCTACAAAATATGCACAAGGTCTGGAAATGAAGATGAATTCAAGGACATGGTGAAGAGGTGCAACAATGTTGGT GTCCGtatttatgtggatgcagttattAACCACATGTGTGGCGCAGGCGGTGGTGCAGGGACAAGCAGTACCTGTGGAACTTACTACAATGCCAATAACAGGGACTTCCCTGGAGTTTCATATTCTGCTACCCATTTTAATGACGGAAAATGCAACGGAGAAATTAATAACTACAATGATGCTAATCAG gtcaGAAATTGTCGTCTGTCTGGCCTTCTGGATCTTGCACTTGATAAAAGTTATGTTCGTGGCAAGGTGGCTGACTACATGAACCGTCTCATTGACATTGGTGTAGCAGGGTTCAGACTTGATGCTGCTAAGCACATGTGGCCTGGAGACATAAAGGCGATTTTGGACAAACTACATAACTTAAATACAAAATGGTTCTCTGCAGGAAGCAAGCCATTCATTTTTCAAGAG GTCATTGATCTGGGTGGCGAGGCAATTAAAAGTAGTGAGTACTTTGGAAATGGTCGTGTGACAGAATTCAAGTATGGAGCAAAACTTGGCACAGTTATCCGCAAGTGGAATGGAGAGAAGATGGCCTATTTAAA gaacTGGGGAGAAGGTTGGGGTTTCGTGCCTACTGACAGAGCCCTTGTATTTGTGGACAACCATGATAATCAGCgaggacatggtgctggaggtgcATCCATCCTGACCTTCTGGGATGCTAG aatgtATAAAATGGCAGTTGGATTTATGTTGGCTCATCCTTATGGATTCACGCGAGTAATGTCAAGTTACCGTTGGACAAGAAAGTTCCAGAATGGAAAA GATGTGAATGACTGGATTGGACCACCTAATAAAAATGGAGTAACGAAAGAAGTGACCATTAATGCAGACACGACTTGTGGCAACGACTGGGTCTGTGAACATCGATGGCGTCAAATAAG GAACATGGTTGCCTTCAGAAACGTAGTCAATGGTCAGCCTTTCTCAAACTGGTGGGATAATGGCAGCAACCAAGTAGCTTTTGGGAGAGGAAACAAAGGATTCATTGTCTTTAACAATGAAGACAA GGCTTTGTCAAAAACTTTACAGACTGGTCTTCCTGCTGGCACATACTGTGATGTCATTTCTGGAGATAAGATAAATGGCAAATGCACTGGAACTAAAGTCAGTGTTGGCAGTGATGGCAAAGCTCACTTTTCTATTAGTAACTCTGCTGAAGACCCATTTATTGCAATCCATGCTGAATCAAAATTGTGA
- the LOC119800653 gene encoding alpha-amylase 1: MKFFLLLSLIGFCWAQYDPHTQYGRSAIVHLFEWRWADIAKECERYLAPKGFAGVQVSPPNEHLVVNSPSRPWWERYQPISYKICSRSGNEDEFRDMVTRCNNVGVRIYVDAVINHMCGEGAQAGTSSTCGSYFNPQTRDFSGVPYSGWDFNDGKCRSGSGGIENYNDAAQVRDCRLVGLLDLALEKDYVRTKVADYMNHLIDMGVAGFRLDAAKHMWPGDIKAILDKLHNLNTTWFSQGSKPFIFQEVIDLGGEALTSSEYFGNGRVTEFKYGTKLGTVIRKWNGEKMAYLKNWGEGWGFMPSDRALVFVDNHDNQRGHGAGGASILTFWDARLYKMAVGFMLAHPYGFTRVMSSYHWPRYFENGKDINDWVGPPNGNGATKEVTINADTTCGNGWVCEHRWRQIRNMVAFRNVVNGQPFSNWWDNGSNQVACGRGNKGFIVFNNDDWSLSTTLQTGLPAGTYCDIISGDKIDGNCTGIKVYVFGDGTAQFSISNSAEDPFIAIHVESKL, from the exons ATGaagttcttccttctgctttccctcATTGGTTTCTGCTGGGCTCAGTATGACCCACACACTCAGTATGGACGAAGTGCTATTGTCCACCTGTTCGAGTGGCGCTGGGCTGATATTGCCAAGGAATGTGAGAGATACTTAGCTCCTAAAGGATTTGCAGGGGTGCAG GTCTCTCCACCCAATGAACATCTTGTAGTTAACAGTCCTTCAAGACCTTGGTGGGAAAGATACCAACCAATTAGCTACAAAATATGTTCAAGGTCTGGAAATGAAGATGAATTCAGGGACATGGTGACTAGGTGTAATAATGTTGGT GTCCGTATTTATGTGGATGCTGTCATTAACCACATGTGTGGAGAAGGGGCTCAAGCAGGAACCAGCAGTACATGTGGAAGTTATTTCAACCCACAAACCAGGGACTTCTCTGGAGTTCCATACTCTGGGTGGGATTTTAACGATGGCAAATGTAGAAGTGGAAGTGGAGGCATTGAAAATTACAATGATGCTGCTCAG GTCAGAGATTGTCGTTTGGTTGGCCTTCTGGATCTTGCACTTGAGAAAGACTATGTTCGTACCAAGGTGGCTGACTACATGAACCATCTCATTGACATGGGTGTAGCAGGGTTCAGACTTGATGCTGCTAAGCACATGTGGCCTGGAGACATAAAGGCGATTTTGGACAAACTGCATAACTTAAATACAACATGGTTCTCTCAAGGAAGCAAGCCGTTTATTTTTCAAGAG GTAATTGATCTGGGTGGTGAGGCACTTACAAGTAGTGAGTACTTTGGAAATGGCCGTGTGACAGAATTCAAGTATGGAACAAAACTGGGCACAGTTATCCGCAAGTGGAATGGAGAGAAGATGGCCTATTTAAA gaACTGGGGCGAAGGTTGGGGTTTCATGCCTTCTGATAGAGCCCTGGTCTTTGTGGACAACCATGATAACCAGCGAGGTCATGGAGCTGGAGGAGCATCCATCCTGACCTTCTGGGATGCTAG acTCTATAAAATGGCAGTTGGATTTATGTTGGCTCATCCTTATGGATTCACACGAGTAATGTCAAGTTACCATTGGCCAAGATATTTTGAGAATGGAAAA GATATCAATGATTGGGTTGGACCACCAAATGGCAATGGAGCAACCAAAGAAGTGACGATTAATGCAGACACCACTTGTGGCAATGGCTGGGTCTGTGAACATCGATGGCGTCAGATAAG GAACATGGTTGCCTTCAGAAACGTGGTCAATGGTCAGCCTTTCTCAAACTGGTGGGATAATGGCAGCAACCAAGTAGCTTGTGGCAGAGGAAACAAAGgattcattgtttttaacaatGATGACTG gtcATTGTCAACAACTTTACAAACTGGTCTCCCTGCTGGCACATACTGTGACATCATTTCTGGAGATAAAATTGATGGCAATtgtactggaattaaagtctATGTTTTTGGTGATGGGACTGCACAATTTTCTATTAGTAACTCTGCTGAAGACCCATTTATTGCAATCCATGTAGAATCAAAactataa
- the LOC119800654 gene encoding pancreatic alpha-amylase isoform X3, whose translation MKFFLLLSLIGFCWAQYDPHTQHGRTSIVHLFEWRWVDIAKECERYLAPKGFGGVQVSPPNENIVVSNPSRPWWERYQPISYKICTRSGNEDEFKDMVKRCNNVGVRIYVDAVINHMCGAGGGAGTSSTCGTYYNANNRDFPGVSYSATHFNDGKCNGEINNYNDANQVIDLGGEAIKSSEYFGNGRVTEFKYGAKLGTVIRKWNGEKMAYLKNWGEGWGFVPTDRALVFVDNHDNQRGHGAGGASILTFWDARMYKMAVGFMLAHPYGFTRVMSSYRWTRKFQNGKDVNDWIGPPNKNGVTKEVTINADTTCGNDWVCEHRWRQIRNMVAFRNVVNGQPFSNWWDNGSNQVAFGRGNKGFIVFNNEDKALSKTLQTGLPAGTYCDVISGDKINGKCTGTKVSVGSDGKAHFSISNSAEDPFIAIHAESKL comes from the exons ATGAAGTTCTTCCTGTTGCTTTCCCTCATTGGGTTCTGCTGGGCTCAGTATGACCCACACACTCAACATGGACGGACTTCTATCGTCCACCTGTTTGAGTGGCGCTGGGTTGATATTGCCAAGGAATGTGAGAGATACTTAGCTCCTAAGGGATTTGGAGGTGTGCAG GTCTCTCCACCCAATGAAAATATTGTGGTTTCTAATCCGTCAAGGCCATGGTGGGAAAGATACCAACCAATTAGCTACAAAATATGCACAAGGTCTGGAAATGAAGATGAATTCAAGGACATGGTGAAGAGGTGCAACAATGTTGGT GTCCGtatttatgtggatgcagttattAACCACATGTGTGGCGCAGGCGGTGGTGCAGGGACAAGCAGTACCTGTGGAACTTACTACAATGCCAATAACAGGGACTTCCCTGGAGTTTCATATTCTGCTACCCATTTTAATGACGGAAAATGCAACGGAGAAATTAATAACTACAATGATGCTAATCAG GTCATTGATCTGGGTGGCGAGGCAATTAAAAGTAGTGAGTACTTTGGAAATGGTCGTGTGACAGAATTCAAGTATGGAGCAAAACTTGGCACAGTTATCCGCAAGTGGAATGGAGAGAAGATGGCCTATTTAAA gaacTGGGGAGAAGGTTGGGGTTTCGTGCCTACTGACAGAGCCCTTGTATTTGTGGACAACCATGATAATCAGCgaggacatggtgctggaggtgcATCCATCCTGACCTTCTGGGATGCTAG aatgtATAAAATGGCAGTTGGATTTATGTTGGCTCATCCTTATGGATTCACGCGAGTAATGTCAAGTTACCGTTGGACAAGAAAGTTCCAGAATGGAAAA GATGTGAATGACTGGATTGGACCACCTAATAAAAATGGAGTAACGAAAGAAGTGACCATTAATGCAGACACGACTTGTGGCAACGACTGGGTCTGTGAACATCGATGGCGTCAAATAAG GAACATGGTTGCCTTCAGAAACGTAGTCAATGGTCAGCCTTTCTCAAACTGGTGGGATAATGGCAGCAACCAAGTAGCTTTTGGGAGAGGAAACAAAGGATTCATTGTCTTTAACAATGAAGACAA GGCTTTGTCAAAAACTTTACAGACTGGTCTTCCTGCTGGCACATACTGTGATGTCATTTCTGGAGATAAGATAAATGGCAAATGCACTGGAACTAAAGTCAGTGTTGGCAGTGATGGCAAAGCTCACTTTTCTATTAGTAACTCTGCTGAAGACCCATTTATTGCAATCCATGCTGAATCAAAATTGTGA